The Agrobacterium vitis genome has a segment encoding these proteins:
- a CDS encoding CE1 family esterase, which translates to MTFDELTGLRRPGFFARTSAQTLLCLFTLGVAMMVPGGLAYAAGGCGVTVRAGLQDLTFTSGGIERTAVAYIPQGYTGKAKVPVVFDLHGSNSFPRDQLGRSQWSDVARENGFIVIAPQGGLNGKAEGTHAWNVPGVVPVPGVTVPNATVSPNATVSNGTVTNASLTSPTAASASVSPGASVSTVTEAKGPDDAAYLSDTVALVKAKFCVDPDRIYASGYSGGGRMLSQYICNGNTDFSAAGFVMSLRAGTPRQGVGPDQGKWLPDPQSCRPGRPVSIIAFWGLKDNTNPYAGGGRPYWQYGGEAALNRWAELDGCQGERKIVKGTKISSAEFERCKGGARILSYTIADQTHDWPAQTIGFSLAAANSKAKAVDGKSVDGKSQEDMYAAKRMWAFFDSGDGRLIADNIAKNACADGAKPAAGATASVNPACSVTMKAKVKPQAVESPMSADAL; encoded by the coding sequence ATGACATTCGATGAACTGACTGGCCTGCGGCGGCCGGGTTTTTTCGCGCGCACATCTGCCCAGACTTTGTTGTGCCTGTTCACACTCGGCGTTGCCATGATGGTGCCGGGTGGTCTTGCTTACGCGGCGGGCGGCTGCGGCGTGACCGTCCGGGCCGGGTTACAGGACCTGACATTCACGTCCGGTGGCATTGAGCGTACGGCGGTCGCCTACATTCCCCAAGGCTATACCGGCAAGGCCAAGGTGCCTGTGGTGTTCGATCTGCACGGGTCCAACAGCTTTCCCCGCGATCAGCTGGGTCGTAGCCAATGGTCCGACGTGGCACGGGAAAACGGCTTCATCGTCATTGCTCCGCAGGGCGGGCTGAATGGCAAGGCGGAAGGCACCCATGCCTGGAATGTGCCGGGCGTGGTCCCCGTACCCGGCGTGACCGTACCGAATGCGACAGTTTCGCCAAATGCCACAGTTTCAAATGGGACTGTAACCAACGCGAGCCTGACAAGCCCGACCGCGGCAAGTGCATCTGTGTCGCCAGGCGCATCTGTCTCTACAGTAACCGAAGCCAAAGGGCCGGATGATGCCGCTTATCTCAGCGACACCGTGGCGCTGGTCAAGGCCAAGTTCTGTGTCGATCCCGACCGGATCTACGCATCCGGCTATTCGGGGGGCGGGCGGATGCTGTCGCAATATATCTGCAACGGTAATACCGATTTCTCGGCTGCCGGTTTCGTCATGAGCCTGCGGGCCGGGACGCCGCGCCAGGGCGTTGGCCCCGATCAGGGAAAATGGCTGCCCGATCCGCAAAGCTGCCGTCCGGGCCGTCCGGTGTCGATCATCGCCTTCTGGGGGCTGAAGGACAATACCAATCCCTATGCGGGCGGCGGCAGGCCCTATTGGCAATATGGTGGCGAAGCGGCACTCAATCGCTGGGCCGAGCTGGATGGCTGCCAGGGCGAACGCAAGATCGTCAAGGGGACGAAAATTTCCTCGGCGGAATTCGAGCGCTGCAAGGGCGGTGCCCGCATCCTGTCCTATACGATTGCCGACCAGACGCATGACTGGCCCGCGCAGACTATCGGCTTCTCACTGGCTGCTGCCAATTCCAAGGCAAAGGCCGTTGATGGCAAGAGCGTCGATGGCAAGAGCCAGGAAGACATGTATGCGGCCAAGCGGATGTGGGCTTTCTTCGACAGTGGCGATGGCCGTCTGATCGCCGACAATATCGCCAAAAATGCCTGTGCCGATGGCGCAAAACCGGCTGCTGGCGCAACGGCCTCTGTAAACCCTGCCTGCTCGGTGACAATGAAGGCCAAGGTCAAGCCGCAGGCGGTGGAAAGCCCGATGTCGGCGGACGCGCTGTAG
- a CDS encoding CE1 family esterase — MQNIENKCEKPVLRRVGTLSGVAIAAVVSLLTLSTGSASAAGCGQPRDVGRYDMTLTSGGHERVFSYFIPSSYSGQDKVPVVFDFHGSDSNANEQLDRSEWERVAEREGFIAVAPQGSMPTKRAGYFAWNVPGVAKGEADEEAYIRDVIKAVEDNFCVDPARFYATGYSGGGRMVSQYLCDGNTDFAAAGLVVGLRAGPPKREGDGFVPDTATCKPAKPMSLIAFAGLDDKINPIAGQGLPYWGYGADAALHRWAELDGCKAPTVKTEGRVETTDYAQCADGARIASYRLAGAGHTWPGSTASLKIQKVIGKVSFDLNATDMMWDFFSKSKR, encoded by the coding sequence ATGCAAAATATTGAAAATAAATGCGAAAAGCCCGTTCTGCGAAGAGTTGGCACTCTGTCCGGTGTGGCGATTGCGGCAGTCGTTTCCCTTCTGACGCTTTCGACCGGCTCCGCATCGGCAGCTGGTTGCGGTCAGCCCAGGGATGTGGGCCGTTATGATATGACACTGACCTCTGGCGGGCATGAGAGGGTGTTTTCCTATTTCATTCCCTCCAGCTATAGCGGCCAGGACAAGGTGCCTGTCGTGTTCGATTTCCACGGGTCCGACAGCAATGCCAATGAGCAACTGGACCGGAGCGAATGGGAGCGGGTGGCTGAGCGCGAAGGCTTTATCGCTGTCGCGCCGCAGGGGTCGATGCCCACCAAGCGGGCGGGCTATTTCGCCTGGAACGTGCCGGGCGTCGCCAAAGGCGAGGCCGATGAAGAGGCCTATATCCGCGATGTGATCAAGGCGGTCGAAGACAATTTCTGCGTCGATCCGGCGCGCTTTTATGCCACCGGCTATTCCGGCGGCGGGCGGATGGTGTCGCAATATCTTTGCGATGGAAACACCGATTTTGCCGCTGCCGGTCTGGTGGTCGGCCTGCGGGCCGGGCCGCCGAAGCGTGAAGGCGATGGTTTCGTGCCGGATACTGCGACCTGCAAACCTGCAAAACCGATGTCGCTGATTGCCTTTGCCGGGCTGGACGACAAGATCAACCCGATTGCCGGGCAGGGCCTGCCCTATTGGGGTTACGGCGCGGATGCCGCACTGCATCGCTGGGCGGAGCTGGACGGGTGCAAGGCTCCCACCGTGAAAACCGAGGGCCGGGTCGAAACCACCGATTATGCCCAATGTGCGGACGGCGCGCGCATCGCTTCCTACCGTTTGGCGGGAGCGGGCCATACATGGCCGGGCAGCACCGCATCGCTGAAGATCCAGAAGGTGATCGGCAAGGTTTCCTTCGATCTGAATGCCACTGATATGATGTGGGATTTCTTCTCGAAATCGAAGCGTTGA
- a CDS encoding urease accessory protein UreD has product MTIQPAILIKPQRAKGSGRLDTKLFQGRSRLETFFQEGCAKIRIPESFDGRMEAVLINSSGGLTGGDQLDWDFTVGDGTHLTLTTQACEKIYKAAADTASISSRITVGEGAAVHWLPQESILFDQASLTRRLEVDLHETAEFLSVEAILLGRKAMGEAMRQGLVRDRWRIRRSGRLIHAEDLALTGDIADLTAEKAVLGGRVAFATLLYTGRNAEAHMATLRRLTDRPSDLGDIGISLWNDKLVARFISSDGFSLRKLLVPVISALRDGASVPKVWTL; this is encoded by the coding sequence ATGACCATACAGCCCGCCATACTGATCAAGCCGCAACGCGCCAAAGGAAGCGGACGGCTGGACACCAAGCTGTTTCAAGGCCGCAGCCGGTTGGAAACCTTCTTCCAGGAGGGCTGCGCCAAGATCCGTATTCCCGAAAGTTTCGATGGTCGGATGGAAGCGGTGCTGATCAATTCCTCCGGCGGGCTGACCGGCGGTGATCAACTCGATTGGGACTTTACCGTCGGTGATGGCACTCATCTGACCCTGACCACCCAGGCCTGCGAGAAAATCTACAAGGCTGCCGCCGATACGGCGTCGATCAGCAGCCGCATCACGGTCGGCGAGGGGGCGGCGGTCCATTGGCTGCCGCAGGAATCCATCCTGTTTGATCAGGCATCCCTGACCCGCAGGCTGGAGGTTGATCTGCATGAGACAGCGGAATTTCTCAGTGTCGAGGCCATTCTGCTGGGTCGCAAGGCGATGGGCGAGGCGATGCGTCAGGGTCTGGTGCGCGACCGCTGGCGCATCCGCCGCTCAGGGCGGCTCATTCATGCCGAAGATTTGGCGTTAACAGGCGATATTGCCGATCTCACCGCTGAAAAAGCGGTGCTGGGCGGCAGGGTCGCCTTTGCTACATTGCTGTATACGGGGCGAAACGCGGAGGCGCATATGGCGACGCTGCGCCGGTTGACGGACCGCCCATCTGATCTGGGCGATATCGGCATAAGCCTGTGGAATGACAAGCTGGTTGCCCGTTTTATCAGCAGCGATGGATTTTCCCTCAGAAAATTATTGGTTCCAGTGATTTCGGCCTTGCGCGATGGCGCGTCTGTGCCGAAAGTCTGGACCTTGTAA
- a CDS encoding urease subunit gamma codes for MNLSPREKDKLLISMAAMVARRRLERGVKLNYPEAIALISDFVVEGARDGRAVSELMEAGAHVITRDQVMDGIAEMIHDVQVEATFPDGTKLVTVHEPIR; via the coding sequence ATGAATCTCAGCCCAAGAGAAAAAGACAAGCTTCTGATTTCCATGGCGGCCATGGTCGCCCGGCGCAGGCTGGAGCGCGGCGTCAAGCTGAACTATCCCGAGGCGATTGCGCTGATTTCCGATTTCGTCGTAGAAGGGGCTCGCGATGGCCGCGCCGTGTCCGAGTTAATGGAGGCGGGTGCGCATGTGATCACCCGCGACCAAGTGATGGACGGCATTGCCGAAATGATCCATGACGTGCAGGTCGAAGCGACCTTTCCCGATGGCACCAAGCTGGTGACCGTCCACGAACCGATCCGCTAA
- a CDS encoding DUF1272 domain-containing protein, translating to MLELRPNCECCDRDLPPDSREAMICSFECTYCAACAEGVLAGICPNCGGELVRRPIRPAGKLANNPPSTTRVLKAEGCKPGRAA from the coding sequence ATGCTGGAGCTTCGCCCCAACTGTGAATGCTGCGACCGCGATCTGCCGCCTGACAGCCGTGAGGCGATGATCTGTAGCTTCGAATGCACCTATTGCGCTGCCTGTGCTGAGGGCGTGCTGGCCGGAATCTGCCCCAATTGCGGCGGCGAACTGGTGCGCAGACCCATCCGCCCGGCGGGCAAGCTCGCCAACAATCCGCCATCCACCACGCGGGTTCTTAAGGCGGAAGGCTGCAAGCCCGGCCGAGCGGCTTGA
- a CDS encoding urease subunit beta codes for MKPGEIIAASGEIELNAGQPTVTIEVSNTGDRPVQVGSHYHFFETNAGLSFDRDKVRGMRLDIPAGTAVRFEPGQTREVTLIPLAGKREVYGFRQKVMGPL; via the coding sequence ATGAAACCGGGTGAAATCATTGCCGCGAGTGGCGAGATCGAGCTGAATGCCGGTCAGCCGACCGTGACGATTGAAGTGTCCAATACCGGCGACCGTCCGGTACAGGTGGGCAGTCATTATCATTTCTTCGAGACCAATGCGGGGCTGTCCTTCGACCGGGACAAGGTGCGCGGCATGCGGCTGGATATTCCGGCGGGGACTGCGGTGCGCTTTGAGCCGGGCCAGACGCGGGAAGTGACGCTGATCCCGCTGGCCGGTAAACGCGAGGTCTATGGCTTTCGCCAGAAGGTCATGGGGCCGCTATGA
- a CDS encoding lysozyme inhibitor LprI family protein translates to MTPVSRLIMLAGFGVMSSIHGVLAQALDCKDPKTQSDMTACAIKDFDAADKAMNAQWKITRKVFVEQDATLDDDLKGAEKALLKAQRAWIDYRDGQCEAQGFYVRGGTMEPMEVAACKAEVTKTRTKELKSLAETR, encoded by the coding sequence ATGACGCCTGTTTCGCGGCTGATCATGCTGGCAGGGTTTGGGGTAATGTCATCTATCCATGGTGTTCTGGCGCAAGCGCTGGATTGCAAGGACCCGAAAACCCAGAGCGATATGACGGCCTGCGCGATCAAGGATTTCGACGCGGCGGACAAGGCCATGAATGCCCAATGGAAAATCACCCGCAAGGTCTTCGTCGAGCAGGACGCAACGCTGGACGATGATCTCAAGGGGGCTGAAAAGGCCTTGCTGAAAGCCCAGCGCGCCTGGATCGATTACCGCGACGGTCAATGTGAGGCCCAGGGATTTTATGTCCGGGGTGGCACGATGGAGCCCATGGAGGTTGCCGCCTGCAAGGCGGAGGTGACGAAAACGCGAACCAAGGAATTGAAATCCTTGGCTGAAACTCGATAA
- a CDS encoding Urease operon accessory protein, with amino-acid sequence MDRKIMIIGNGEVPQEVADAIDAADMVIRFNGARNFGMAGHRTDVMAVCNTGRPAKAMLADCAWRNSPAVDTSGAIWSVRDPAKFEAMKPDILVNFPELDDLFEDQTDNFAEFARSNGKDHVVLPALAHEAAVAALDPYDPGLYVTPSSGLVVMSHVLHDPAFAGDRIFVAGFSHTGWDGHPFAAERQVIDAHIEAGRLTRLGPSPLSVLSQGA; translated from the coding sequence ATGGATCGCAAGATCATGATCATTGGCAATGGCGAGGTTCCTCAGGAGGTTGCGGACGCCATTGATGCTGCCGATATGGTCATCCGCTTCAATGGTGCGCGCAATTTCGGCATGGCCGGACACCGAACCGACGTGATGGCGGTGTGCAATACCGGCCGTCCCGCCAAAGCCATGCTGGCCGATTGTGCCTGGCGCAACAGTCCGGCTGTCGATACCAGCGGTGCGATCTGGTCGGTGCGCGATCCCGCAAAATTCGAGGCGATGAAGCCGGATATTCTGGTGAATTTTCCCGAACTTGACGATCTGTTTGAGGATCAGACCGACAATTTTGCCGAATTTGCCCGCAGCAACGGCAAGGATCACGTCGTTTTGCCCGCCTTGGCCCATGAGGCTGCTGTCGCGGCATTGGACCCCTACGATCCCGGCCTCTATGTCACGCCGAGCAGCGGCCTGGTGGTGATGAGCCATGTTCTTCACGATCCGGCTTTTGCCGGAGATCGGATTTTCGTCGCTGGCTTTTCGCACACGGGTTGGGATGGCCATCCTTTTGCTGCGGAACGGCAAGTGATCGATGCACATATCGAGGCCGGGCGGCTGACGCGCCTCGGGCCTTCACCCTTATCTGTCCTGTCCCAAGGAGCCTGA